AACCGGGTGCCCGCGTAGGATTGTACTGCCAGGTTTTGCCTTCATCTGTACTGATACTGGTGAGTGCATACTTCCAGAAGCCCGCCACGCGGCCGTCAGGGAGGTGGTAATAACTAAATGCTTTAAAGTCTTTCTTAAGCGGGATGAGCGGATCGTTACGGTCAGCCTCTTCCACCATCTGCTGCATCAGCAAAGGCGTGGCCAGTAATTCCTCGCAGGCCGCGATCAGTCCTTTATCTTTCGACCGTTTATAGAATGGGAAACTTGTCGTCTTTTCATCGAACCCGTGATTGAACCGCAGGAAATACACCGGGCCAAAGGATCCATCGCTTTTGATCTCGCGAATCACCCGGCCGATGCCATTACCATCATTCGGATCATCCTTCTCTCCCAGCGCGATGCCGTAGTAGCCGAGCGCGAACAGGCGTTTGGAGCGGGAGGTATAAAAACCAATACGCTGGTGCATAACGGCAACATTGTTTCGGGCCGTATCTTTCTTACCAGGTTTTACAAACCCATCCGGGATCTTGTATTCGGGAAATACGATTACCGGTGCGTTCCACTGGTAGCCGTCCTTCGAGCTTTGCAACAGCGTCCTGCCCGGCGCCACGTGCTCACCAACCGGGTTGCTGAGGTATTCCAGGTAAAAAGTGCCGTTGTGACAGGCGAGCATCGGCGCATGATTGTAGGTCCAGTTGTTCACGCCCGTATCGGAACGCAGCGCGCGCATCGTCTGGATATTATGCACGCCAATGGCCGGCGACAGTTGTCCGTGGTGGTAGTCCACGTTAGACAAAGTTGTGCCGGTGTAACGCACCGTATCCTGCGCCTGCAGGGCGAACGGCGTAATGCAAAGTAAGAGGTAGAAACAAATCCGCATCATGTCTTCTCAAAATGTTTTAACAGCGACTTTATTACTTTTCGCTTCACCGGTACGATGGTGCCGTGCTTATGGTCTGCAGGCACCTGCACCGCCGACTTTTCAAAATGAATAAAGTCCTTCGTTTGCACGGCTTCATACGTTTTGGTCTGATATGCATCGAAGTAGATCAGCCAATGATCCTGCAGCCTCACCACCGACGGCCCCTCTGTGAATTGCGCTGTAAATGGCGCCGATACCTGTTTCCAGGGCCCGGTCGCTGTTTCGCCGAAAGCAACTTTCAGGTTACGCTCAGGCCGTGTATTGTCTTTCAGCACCAGCACATAATCGTTGACTGCCCGGGGTACGATCACCGCATCTATCACACTAAAACCCGGATCGAGAAACAATGTGGGGGGCGTAAATGATTGAAAGTCGCTGGTAGCCGTATAATATAGGCGATGGTTATTACTGTCATCCTCCTGCCCTTTTTCGAAGCGACCGGGAATGCAGGAGGCCCACACGATCAGATATCTAGCGGTGGCTTCATCATAAAAAAGCTCCGGCGCCCATACGTTCACTGCCGCTTCACTTTGCATAGCAGGTATCCATCGCGGTGTACTCCAATGCACCAGGTCTTTTGAGGAGGCATAGCCGAAACCCTTGTCTTGGCGCCAGCTGCTCGTCCATACCAGGTGAAACGTACCATCGGGGCCCTGCACCATCGACGGGTCCCGCATTACCTGCTGTACACCCACAGACGGGCGCAACAGCACCGTATCGAGATCCGACCAGCGGCGACCATCGTAGCTGTACAGCATGCGCAGTCCTTCGTTCGCAGGTTCGTGAAACGAAGTAAACACATAGGCCTGTCTGCCGCAGGAAGTCAGCAGCAATATCAAACAGCTATATAAAACCAGTATTCTCATATCTATCTTTCCAGGACCAGCACCCAATCTTCCTTACTCACCGGCGGCTCAAACTTCGTGACGCCCTTTAGGGCCGGCATCACAAAACTCGTCGTTTCCCCCGTTGCTGGCTTAAACCAGGCTGCTTTGCCCACATTAAAACCTAATTTCGACAGATCTACGTCGAACGCCTGCCCCGTAAACGTGTACACCAACGCATAATCTTTGGCTTTTGTGGCCAACAGGTAGTCATAACGGCGGCCTGTATTAGTGGGCAATATCTCTTGCGCGGGTTTGCGGTCGAAATAAGGACGTTGTTCTAAGAGTTTCTTCAGGTATTGCATCTGCTGCGCGCCGGGCGATCCGATCGCA
This genomic interval from Chitinophaga horti contains the following:
- a CDS encoding glycoside hydrolase family 43 protein, producing the protein MRILVLYSCLILLLTSCGRQAYVFTSFHEPANEGLRMLYSYDGRRWSDLDTVLLRPSVGVQQVMRDPSMVQGPDGTFHLVWTSSWRQDKGFGYASSKDLVHWSTPRWIPAMQSEAAVNVWAPELFYDEATARYLIVWASCIPGRFEKGQEDDSNNHRLYYTATSDFQSFTPPTLFLDPGFSVIDAVIVPRAVNDYVLVLKDNTRPERNLKVAFGETATGPWKQVSAPFTAQFTEGPSVVRLQDHWLIYFDAYQTKTYEAVQTKDFIHFEKSAVQVPADHKHGTIVPVKRKVIKSLLKHFEKT